From a region of the Aeoliella mucimassa genome:
- a CDS encoding IS4 family transposase, which yields MPSQRVAKDELPVWPEQVIGGKYVRLLEKFLKQLRSEDAHGNRKLFLDDVFVAYLLAFFNPTIRSLRTIEDFSQTVQAQKHLSIRKITRSTLSDFNQLADPERLQPILDALRRQLARKSKRQSIGDDDLDELLQQTVAVDGTFLPAVAEVAWAMCNTNNHGAKKHRARVDVHLPVSTWLPEAIVIPSPGQSEADSAIERLQPGRIYLYDRGFMSFALLAAHYDDTHALQSHFVARYRPAGGNSPTLREVKSRELTEKDKAAGVLSDGVGHFKSSNPSRHRVPRVQLREVIVACEEKGKPSQLRLITNLLDVPAHVIAMLYRYRWQVELFFRWLKSSANFGHLISHASEGVQTHFYVAVIAVLLMYLHTGYRPSKYLFALMGQVGRGAATLEEILPILRERERQNELARQSAARRSEKKKQQST from the coding sequence ATGCCTTCCCAGCGAGTTGCTAAAGACGAGCTACCAGTGTGGCCCGAGCAGGTCATTGGGGGGAAGTATGTCCGGCTTTTGGAGAAGTTTCTCAAACAACTCCGCTCGGAAGACGCCCACGGTAATCGCAAGTTATTTCTCGATGACGTGTTCGTAGCCTACCTGCTGGCGTTCTTCAATCCCACCATCCGCAGTTTGCGAACCATCGAAGATTTCAGCCAAACGGTACAGGCTCAGAAACACCTTTCGATTCGCAAGATCACTAGAAGTACGCTCTCAGACTTCAATCAACTGGCCGACCCCGAGCGATTGCAGCCGATTCTCGATGCCCTCCGCCGGCAACTTGCCCGCAAGTCAAAACGGCAATCGATAGGTGACGACGATCTCGACGAACTGCTCCAGCAGACCGTGGCCGTCGATGGCACGTTTCTCCCGGCCGTGGCCGAAGTCGCCTGGGCCATGTGCAATACGAACAATCATGGGGCGAAGAAGCATCGAGCGCGGGTGGATGTCCATTTGCCGGTGAGCACGTGGCTTCCCGAGGCAATCGTCATTCCATCCCCTGGCCAGAGCGAGGCCGATTCAGCCATCGAACGGTTGCAGCCCGGTCGTATCTATCTGTACGACCGCGGCTTCATGAGTTTCGCGCTCTTGGCAGCGCACTACGACGACACACACGCGTTGCAATCGCACTTCGTGGCTCGTTATCGCCCAGCGGGGGGCAATTCGCCCACGCTGCGGGAAGTGAAAAGTCGCGAACTCACCGAAAAAGACAAAGCGGCCGGCGTGCTCAGCGATGGAGTGGGACATTTCAAGTCTTCGAATCCGAGCCGACATCGAGTTCCCCGAGTGCAGCTTCGCGAAGTCATCGTCGCTTGCGAAGAAAAGGGAAAACCGTCGCAACTGCGGTTGATCACCAACCTGCTCGATGTACCGGCGCACGTGATTGCCATGCTGTATCGCTATCGTTGGCAAGTAGAACTGTTCTTTCGGTGGCTGAAGAGCTCTGCGAACTTCGGACACTTGATCAGCCACGCAAGCGAAGGGGTGCAAACGCACTTCTACGTGGCGGTCATTGCCGTGTTGCTGATGTACCTGCACACCGGTTATCGACCGAGCAAGTACCTGTTCGCCCTAATGGGACAGGTCGGCCGCGGGGCGGCAACCCTGGAAGAGATCCTGCCGATCCTCCGCGAGCGAGAACGTCAGAACGAACTGGCCCGGCAGTCGGCCGCGCGGCGGAGCGAGAAAAAGAAACAGCAATCGACTTAG
- a CDS encoding 2,3-bisphosphoglycerate-independent phosphoglycerate mutase, with translation MDIHDLIRDLHVKNDSKIVMLVGDGLGGLPQQPGGRTELETAATPNLDKLASEGVLGSSIPVFPGIAPGSGPGHLGLFGYDPIKYLIGRGALEATGIGFELQPGDVAIRANFCTIDADGKITDRRAGRIPSEESAPLAIKLREVSIPGIEVFVEPVKEHRFVIVLRGEGLSDNVDDTDPQATGVPPLEPKANDEASKKTAEVCAEFVKQAKQLLKDETKANCCTLRGIAGKPSLPSYEEVYGLKAAAIAVYPMYKGLARLVGMDIIGDAKTLDEQMEVLKSSWNDYDFFFIHFKYTDSTGEDGNFEAKTKRTEELDTCVPKIMELKPDVFICTGDHSTPSMLASHSWHPVPTLLWAKNCRTDPCQSFGEAECLKGGLGQFEAKYLMSLALANAGRMGKFGA, from the coding sequence ATGGATATTCACGACCTGATCCGCGACCTCCACGTAAAAAACGATTCGAAGATAGTGATGCTCGTCGGCGATGGCCTGGGGGGCCTGCCGCAGCAGCCGGGCGGCCGGACCGAGCTCGAAACCGCCGCCACGCCGAACCTCGACAAACTCGCCAGCGAAGGCGTACTCGGTAGCAGCATTCCGGTGTTCCCCGGCATTGCTCCCGGTAGCGGCCCTGGCCACTTGGGACTGTTCGGTTACGATCCCATCAAGTACCTGATCGGCCGCGGTGCCCTGGAAGCCACCGGCATCGGCTTCGAGCTGCAACCAGGCGACGTTGCCATTCGGGCGAACTTCTGCACGATCGACGCCGATGGCAAGATCACCGATCGTCGCGCGGGCCGCATCCCTTCGGAAGAGAGTGCCCCGCTGGCGATCAAGCTGCGTGAGGTCTCCATCCCTGGCATCGAAGTCTTTGTCGAGCCAGTGAAGGAACACCGCTTTGTCATCGTTCTCCGTGGCGAAGGCCTGTCGGACAACGTCGACGACACCGACCCGCAGGCCACTGGCGTTCCGCCGCTCGAGCCGAAGGCCAACGACGAAGCCAGCAAGAAAACCGCCGAGGTTTGTGCCGAGTTCGTCAAGCAAGCCAAGCAATTGCTCAAAGACGAAACCAAGGCCAACTGCTGCACCCTGCGTGGCATCGCCGGCAAGCCGTCGCTCCCCAGCTACGAGGAAGTCTACGGGCTCAAGGCCGCTGCGATTGCGGTCTATCCGATGTACAAAGGCCTCGCCCGACTCGTCGGCATGGACATCATCGGCGACGCGAAGACCCTCGACGAACAAATGGAAGTGCTGAAGTCGAGCTGGAACGACTACGACTTCTTCTTCATCCACTTCAAGTACACCGACTCGACCGGCGAAGACGGCAACTTCGAAGCCAAGACCAAGCGGACCGAGGAACTCGACACCTGCGTGCCGAAGATCATGGAGCTCAAGCCCGACGTCTTCATCTGCACCGGCGACCACTCCACGCCGTCGATGCTTGCTAGCCATAGCTGGCACCCAGTACCGACGCTGCTGTGGGCAAAGAACTGCCGCACCGACCCGTGCCAGTCGTTCGGCGAAGCCGAATGCCTGAAGGGGGGCCTTGGTCAGTTCGAAGCCAAGTACCTGATGTCGCTCGCCCTGGCCAACGCTGGCCGTATGGGCAAGTTCGGCGCCTAA
- a CDS encoding aspartate/ornithine carbamoyltransferase family protein produces the protein MSVVMSSPASDSAPKTQDERDLLLYEGRLQRPQMAKTPELARNGRLRHVIFSGQFNPALLDELAGVADVIRQLSKHRAGQDFLISLLHHKRAMLYFTQPSTRTFLSFMAACQILGITCNEVRDPQTSSETKGETRFDSLRMFSSYFDLIVMRSPMARLAESCAYLMNDLERSGNRSVPIVNAGSGADEHPTQALLDIYTLQRTFNFTSPNDSSYSSRFETLRTTPGCENLTKGLSNKTYAFCGDIGRGRTVRSLAMLLANYENVRLAFISPNHQSLQMREDLRERLTARGAQFYEFDSFEQTLDGKPIIETLDALYMTRVQREHDTSDDAAGYAALDLTQYCLTPQLVSRMKPYAPILHPFPRDQHFGEIPTEIDNDPRAMYFRQARNGMWARAALLAHVFDVDGHIMRFFHNDFSV, from the coding sequence ATGTCTGTGGTTATGTCTTCGCCTGCTTCCGATTCTGCTCCCAAAACTCAAGACGAACGCGATTTACTGCTTTACGAAGGCCGACTTCAGCGGCCTCAAATGGCCAAAACCCCGGAATTGGCCCGCAACGGTCGCCTGCGGCACGTGATTTTCTCGGGCCAGTTCAATCCCGCGTTGCTCGACGAACTGGCCGGCGTGGCCGACGTCATCCGCCAACTTTCGAAGCACCGCGCCGGGCAAGATTTCCTGATCAGCCTGCTGCACCACAAGCGGGCGATGCTGTACTTCACGCAGCCTTCGACGCGTACGTTCCTGTCGTTCATGGCCGCCTGCCAGATCCTCGGCATTACCTGCAACGAGGTCCGCGACCCGCAAACGTCGAGCGAAACCAAGGGCGAAACGCGATTCGACTCGCTGCGGATGTTCAGCAGCTACTTCGATTTGATCGTCATGCGGTCGCCGATGGCTCGGCTGGCCGAAAGCTGCGCGTACCTGATGAACGACCTCGAGCGGAGCGGCAACCGTAGCGTGCCGATCGTCAACGCTGGCTCCGGGGCCGACGAGCACCCGACCCAGGCGCTGCTCGACATCTACACCCTGCAGCGTACGTTCAACTTCACGAGCCCCAACGATTCGTCCTACTCGTCGCGATTCGAAACGCTCCGCACCACGCCTGGTTGCGAAAACCTGACCAAGGGTCTGTCGAACAAAACCTACGCATTCTGCGGCGATATCGGCCGTGGGCGCACCGTGCGGTCGCTGGCCATGCTGCTGGCCAACTACGAAAACGTGCGGCTGGCGTTCATTTCGCCGAATCACCAGTCGCTGCAGATGCGTGAGGATCTCCGCGAGCGACTCACCGCCCGCGGGGCCCAGTTCTACGAGTTCGACTCGTTCGAACAAACGCTCGACGGCAAGCCGATCATCGAGACACTCGACGCGTTGTACATGACCCGTGTGCAACGCGAGCACGATACGTCGGACGATGCGGCCGGCTACGCAGCGCTCGACCTCACGCAGTACTGCCTGACCCCGCAACTCGTTTCGCGGATGAAGCCCTACGCCCCGATTCTGCACCCGTTCCCCCGCGATCAGCACTTCGGCGAAATCCCGACCGAGATCGATAACGACCCCCGAGCCATGTACTTTCGCCAGGCGCGCAACGGCATGTGGGCCCGCGCGGCGCTCTTGGCTCACGTGTTCGACGTCGACGGGCATATTATGCGATTCTTCCATAACGATTTTAGTGTGTGA
- a CDS encoding alpha/beta hydrolase, with product MRKVVASALVWSMLLVGWAHGEEQVLRDIAYDDQHESQKLDVYLADTQEPAPVMVFIHGGGWEAGSKADVPYFLRKANNEGWLAVVSVEYRFTNVAVHPAQVDDCARAIQYVRQHAEEWNIAPHRIGVTGGSAGGHLTAYMALQDDEANPDSDDPVARQSSRVAFAIPFAGPTDWGLLSKIEHTHPGYFRLLGVAPGTPADQLEAERVKDVSPASFASDDDPPMLIVHGDADKIVPFEHAAVLEAALEKAEVEVELYVVKGGSHGVAGAGGEGGERAEAYMREKFGHAEPAPSKEAEVAQP from the coding sequence ATGCGTAAGGTGGTCGCTAGTGCGTTGGTGTGGTCGATGTTGTTGGTCGGTTGGGCTCATGGCGAAGAGCAGGTGCTTCGCGACATTGCTTACGACGATCAGCACGAGTCGCAGAAGCTCGACGTGTATCTGGCGGACACCCAGGAGCCCGCGCCGGTCATGGTGTTCATTCATGGGGGTGGTTGGGAGGCGGGGTCGAAAGCGGACGTGCCTTACTTCCTGCGCAAGGCGAACAACGAGGGCTGGCTGGCGGTGGTCTCGGTGGAGTATCGCTTTACCAACGTGGCCGTGCATCCGGCTCAGGTCGACGACTGCGCGCGGGCGATTCAGTACGTTCGCCAGCACGCGGAGGAGTGGAACATCGCCCCGCACCGTATCGGCGTGACCGGCGGTTCGGCCGGCGGGCATCTCACTGCGTACATGGCGCTGCAAGACGACGAGGCGAATCCCGACTCCGACGATCCCGTCGCCCGGCAGAGTTCCCGCGTCGCGTTTGCGATTCCGTTCGCCGGTCCCACCGACTGGGGGCTGCTGAGCAAGATCGAACATACGCACCCTGGTTACTTTCGGTTGCTCGGCGTGGCTCCTGGAACCCCGGCCGACCAGCTGGAGGCCGAGCGGGTGAAGGATGTCTCGCCGGCGAGCTTTGCGAGCGACGACGATCCTCCGATGCTCATCGTGCATGGCGATGCGGATAAGATTGTGCCGTTCGAACACGCAGCGGTGTTGGAAGCCGCGCTCGAGAAAGCCGAAGTCGAAGTGGAGCTGTACGTGGTGAAAGGGGGCTCGCACGGCGTGGCCGGCGCCGGCGGTGAAGGTGGCGAGCGGGCCGAAGCCTACATGCGCGAGAAGTTCGGCCACGCGGAACCGGCTCCCTCCAAAGAAGCGGAAGTCGCGCAGCCGTAG
- a CDS encoding CPCC family cysteine-rich protein, translating into MPREQCPCCDYISLPERNNYLICPICFWEDDGIDVDRLDVHSGPNQMTLRTGRANFQRIGACDEEMLVNVLPAAERDAFEHRSRSL; encoded by the coding sequence ATGCCTCGCGAACAATGTCCTTGCTGTGACTACATTTCTCTCCCGGAGCGAAACAATTATCTAATATGCCCCATTTGCTTTTGGGAAGACGATGGCATTGATGTCGATCGCCTGGACGTTCATTCTGGGCCCAATCAAATGACGCTTCGAACAGGGCGGGCTAACTTTCAACGAATCGGAGCATGTGATGAGGAGATGCTGGTAAACGTTTTGCCTGCTGCTGAAAGAGATGCTTTCGAGCACCGATCACGGTCCCTGTGA
- a CDS encoding IS5 family transposase produces the protein MATKEKRTYKVTNWKEYNKSLIERGNITIWFSDEALENWEHPNDQTKVGRPFVFSDTAIECLLTIRELLKLPYRQTEGFGRSLVAMLGVEAAIPNYSSLAKRASKLNVSLDIANKRGDIDIVVDSTGMKVFGEGEWKMRTHGKSKRRTWRKLHLSVNPDTREIVAEILTENSCHDADAVPEMLEQVEQPVKKFHGDGSYDKWKVYEGLESEGIEPVIPPQHNAKIKQHGNSAEEPLPRDEAIRQIRRKGRRSWKEEVGYHRRSLAETTMYRVKQSFGSHLKNRVFENQQTEARLRCKIINQFTQLGLPQFEWS, from the coding sequence ATGGCTACGAAAGAAAAACGAACCTACAAAGTCACGAACTGGAAGGAGTATAACAAGTCGCTCATCGAGCGTGGAAACATCACTATTTGGTTTAGCGACGAGGCGTTGGAGAACTGGGAACATCCTAACGACCAGACAAAAGTCGGTCGCCCTTTTGTCTTCAGCGATACGGCGATCGAGTGCTTGCTGACGATTCGCGAACTGCTGAAACTTCCCTATCGGCAGACTGAGGGATTCGGCCGCTCGCTGGTGGCGATGTTGGGCGTCGAGGCAGCGATTCCCAATTATTCTTCGCTCGCCAAGCGAGCCAGCAAGCTGAATGTTTCGCTCGATATCGCTAACAAGAGGGGCGACATCGATATCGTGGTGGATAGCACCGGCATGAAAGTGTTTGGCGAGGGCGAATGGAAGATGCGGACGCATGGCAAGTCGAAGCGGCGGACATGGCGGAAGCTGCATTTGTCGGTGAATCCTGACACCCGCGAGATTGTGGCGGAGATTTTGACCGAGAACAGTTGCCACGATGCCGATGCGGTTCCCGAAATGCTGGAGCAGGTGGAGCAGCCCGTAAAAAAGTTTCACGGCGACGGTAGTTACGACAAGTGGAAGGTTTATGAAGGGCTGGAATCCGAAGGCATTGAGCCGGTGATTCCGCCGCAGCACAACGCCAAGATCAAACAACATGGCAACTCTGCGGAGGAGCCTTTGCCCCGGGACGAGGCAATTCGTCAGATTCGACGCAAGGGGCGTAGGAGTTGGAAAGAGGAAGTGGGCTATCATCGTAGAAGCTTGGCGGAAACGACCATGTACCGAGTGAAACAAAGCTTTGGGAGCCATCTCAAAAACCGAGTATTCGAAAACCAACAAACGGAAGCCCGCTTGCGCTGTAAAATCATCAATCAATTCACCCAACTCGGGCTTCCACAGTTCGAGTGGAGTTAG